A genomic stretch from Streptomyces venezuelae ATCC 10712 includes:
- a CDS encoding L,D-transpeptidase family protein, with product MKRSSSVIRRVVLAAASVALAAGCTAQAAGSGGGSGSPTSSGPAKSSAPTASPTEDGKPPSPSPSGSTAPTDAPTQTPSGTPSPSGTPKAKALMDDGDETEQVRELQARLRQLGHFDRAPTGFYGTMTAASVKAFQKKQGLPRTGSVDATTWERLLGASRKPTADELKPSTTNKLDTPDARCLTGRVLCISKESRTLAWMIDGKVVSSMDVRFGSENTPTREGTFTVERKVRQDWSRLYHTPMPLSMYFSRGQAVHYSSDFAARGYNGASHGCVNVRDRAKLTALFDAVKVGDKVVVHW from the coding sequence ATGAAGCGGTCTTCTTCCGTCATACGCAGAGTGGTTCTGGCAGCGGCCTCGGTGGCCCTCGCCGCGGGTTGTACGGCCCAGGCGGCCGGCTCGGGGGGCGGCTCCGGGAGCCCGACGTCCTCGGGCCCCGCCAAGAGCTCCGCGCCCACCGCCTCGCCCACCGAGGACGGCAAGCCCCCGTCCCCCTCCCCCTCGGGCTCCACGGCACCCACCGACGCGCCGACGCAGACGCCCTCCGGGACGCCTTCGCCTTCCGGTACGCCGAAGGCCAAGGCCCTCATGGACGACGGGGACGAGACCGAGCAGGTGCGCGAGCTCCAGGCGCGGCTGCGCCAGCTCGGCCACTTCGACCGGGCGCCCACCGGTTTCTACGGGACGATGACGGCGGCCTCGGTCAAGGCCTTCCAGAAGAAGCAGGGGCTGCCCCGGACGGGTTCGGTCGACGCGACGACCTGGGAGCGGCTGCTGGGCGCGAGCCGGAAGCCGACCGCCGACGAGCTGAAGCCCTCGACCACCAACAAGCTGGACACGCCCGACGCGCGCTGCCTGACGGGCCGGGTGCTCTGCATCAGCAAGGAGAGCAGGACCCTCGCCTGGATGATCGACGGCAAGGTCGTCTCCTCGATGGACGTCCGCTTCGGCTCGGAGAACACCCCGACCCGCGAGGGCACGTTCACCGTCGAGCGCAAGGTCCGCCAGGACTGGTCGCGGCTCTACCACACGCCGATGCCGCTCTCGATGTACTTCAGCCGGGGCCAGGCGGTGCACTACTCGTCGGACTTCGCGGCCCGCGGCTACAACGGGGCCTCGCACGGCTGCGTCAACGTCCGGGACCGGGCCAAGCTCACGGCCCTCTTCGACGCGGTGAAGGTCGGCGACAAGGTCGTCGTCCACTGGTGA